From one Caldithrix abyssi DSM 13497 genomic stretch:
- a CDS encoding NUDIX domain-containing protein — protein MNNEILKNFAISFVPIFVFIVVEAIYGTTAGLITAIISGSAYFIYYLIRFREVEKMILLDTALIVITGGLSILLHDAIFFKIKPALIETIILVLVGLHAFSDRPVLLHMSKRFMNGMQINQIQVRLLKQMSKWLFYVIFLHVLLILYSAFYWSEEAWAFVSGGLFYILLGGIVVVQFVYFKFFKKPALPKVMPEGDEEYFDIVDPQGRILGSAPRSAVHGNPQLLHPTVHIHILNRQGQLYLQKRSQNKDLYPGFWDTAVGGHVRHGEAIDDAMKREAKEELGIDASKARPLIRYVMRNPYESELVHVFKMRHDGPFKINRDEIEIGRFWSLFEIKKMLGKGVFTPNFEQEFQILEKNRLL, from the coding sequence ATGAACAACGAAATATTAAAAAACTTTGCCATCAGTTTTGTTCCAATTTTTGTGTTCATCGTGGTGGAAGCGATATACGGCACAACCGCCGGTTTAATCACGGCCATTATCTCCGGAAGCGCTTACTTTATCTACTACTTAATCCGCTTTAGAGAAGTGGAAAAGATGATTTTGCTGGATACGGCGCTGATTGTGATTACCGGTGGCCTGTCTATCCTTTTACACGACGCCATCTTCTTTAAAATAAAGCCGGCATTAATAGAGACTATCATTCTGGTTTTGGTTGGTTTGCACGCTTTTTCGGATAGGCCGGTTCTGTTGCACATGAGTAAACGCTTTATGAACGGGATGCAGATTAATCAGATACAAGTGCGTTTGCTAAAACAGATGAGCAAATGGTTGTTTTATGTAATCTTTTTACATGTGCTTCTTATTTTGTACTCTGCCTTTTACTGGTCAGAAGAGGCCTGGGCCTTTGTGTCCGGCGGTCTGTTCTATATTTTACTGGGCGGCATTGTGGTCGTTCAATTTGTGTATTTTAAGTTTTTTAAAAAACCTGCGCTTCCAAAAGTTATGCCTGAAGGCGATGAAGAATACTTCGATATTGTCGATCCGCAAGGGCGTATTTTAGGTAGCGCTCCCAGGAGCGCAGTCCATGGAAATCCTCAATTGCTGCATCCCACGGTTCATATTCACATTTTAAATCGGCAGGGACAGTTGTATTTACAAAAGCGATCGCAAAACAAAGACCTTTATCCCGGATTCTGGGATACCGCGGTCGGAGGGCATGTGCGTCATGGCGAAGCAATAGACGATGCCATGAAACGCGAGGCAAAGGAAGAACTGGGCATCGACGCCAGCAAAGCCAGGCCTTTAATTCGCTATGTTATGCGTAATCCCTATGAGAGCGAATTGGTTCATGTTTTTAAAATGCGCCATGACGGCCCGTTCAAAATTAATCGGGATGAGATCGAAATAGGCCGCTTCTGGTCGCTTTTTGAAATTAAAAAAATGTTGGGTAAGGGCGTGTTTACGCCGAATTTTGAACAGGAATTTCAAATCCTCGAAAAAAACAGATTGCTTTAA
- a CDS encoding outer membrane beta-barrel protein: MRKIILLTFVLAFAFVMEARAQVNFSFNGIGVHAGYVKPEDPIESTVGFGVRADLGTLMKDNITMGAFIDYWGKKYGTTGNEVTFSEVTIAPFVHYNFATDGKFIPYAGGGLGFAINSSEITISYFGYTESSSSSDTDIVLFGVGGAKMDLTDKMTGFAEARYQIGDIDVLSILFGVVYTLGQ, from the coding sequence ATGCGTAAAATAATTCTTTTAACTTTTGTATTGGCTTTTGCATTTGTCATGGAAGCCAGGGCTCAGGTTAACTTCAGTTTTAACGGTATCGGTGTTCATGCCGGTTATGTTAAACCAGAAGACCCAATTGAAAGCACCGTTGGCTTTGGCGTTCGTGCCGATTTGGGAACGTTAATGAAGGACAACATTACCATGGGAGCGTTTATCGATTACTGGGGTAAAAAATACGGCACAACGGGAAATGAGGTGACTTTTTCTGAAGTGACTATTGCGCCGTTTGTCCATTATAATTTTGCCACCGACGGTAAATTTATTCCCTATGCAGGCGGAGGACTGGGCTTTGCGATTAATTCAAGTGAGATTACGATTTCATATTTTGGTTATACCGAAAGCTCTTCTTCTTCGGATACAGACATTGTTTTGTTTGGCGTGGGCGGAGCAAAAATGGACTTAACCGATAAGATGACGGGCTTTGCCGAAGCGCGCTATCAGATTGGCGATATCGACGTGTTAAGCATCTTATTTGGAGTTGTTTACACGTTAGGTCAGTAA
- a CDS encoding Glu/Leu/Phe/Val family dehydrogenase: MKSYNSFLVAQQQVEEAARILNLDKATTEFLKWPQREFKFTFPVRMDDGRFEIFHAYRVQYNYARGPAKGGIRFHPDETVDVVRALAAWMTWKTAVVDLPLGGAKGGVVCDPRHLSQKELENIARAYIRASADILGVDKDVPAPDVYTTPQTMAWMLDEFETIVRKHQPGVFTDKPLPIGGTEGRRDATSRGGVISVREACKFLNIEPKTFAIQGFGNAGQRAALLHEELLGGKLIAACDSRGGILNPDGINAKELVTHKLKTGTVLNFPGARHIPSDAVLELDVDVLYPAALENAISEKNAGLIKAKIICELANGPTTPEADLILYHRNIFVLPDILASAGGVTVSYFEMLQNSGGEMWEEATVHARLDKKISNAFQSFSDALREKGVHPRLAAMVVGVARVAEACKIRGWV; the protein is encoded by the coding sequence ATGAAATCTTACAACTCATTTTTGGTCGCTCAGCAACAGGTTGAGGAAGCGGCCCGCATTCTGAATCTGGATAAGGCAACCACGGAATTTTTGAAATGGCCGCAACGAGAATTCAAATTTACCTTTCCCGTGCGCATGGACGACGGAAGGTTTGAAATTTTCCATGCCTATCGCGTGCAATACAATTACGCGCGCGGCCCTGCTAAAGGCGGCATTCGTTTCCATCCGGACGAGACCGTGGATGTGGTGCGCGCCCTGGCGGCCTGGATGACCTGGAAAACCGCCGTGGTAGATTTGCCGCTGGGCGGCGCTAAGGGCGGCGTGGTGTGCGACCCGCGCCACCTGTCGCAAAAAGAGCTGGAAAATATCGCTCGCGCCTACATCCGAGCTTCTGCAGATATATTGGGCGTGGACAAAGACGTGCCGGCGCCGGATGTGTACACCACTCCTCAAACCATGGCCTGGATGCTGGATGAATTTGAAACGATTGTGCGCAAACACCAACCAGGCGTTTTTACGGATAAACCGCTTCCCATCGGCGGCACAGAAGGCAGACGCGACGCCACTTCGCGCGGGGGCGTTATCTCCGTTAGAGAAGCCTGTAAATTCCTGAATATTGAGCCCAAAACTTTTGCCATACAGGGATTCGGCAATGCCGGACAGCGAGCCGCCCTGCTGCACGAAGAACTGTTAGGCGGAAAATTAATCGCCGCCTGCGATTCAAGAGGCGGCATTTTGAATCCCGATGGCATTAACGCCAAAGAACTGGTAACCCATAAACTTAAAACCGGAACGGTGCTCAACTTCCCGGGCGCCCGGCACATTCCCAGCGACGCCGTTCTGGAACTGGATGTGGACGTGCTGTATCCCGCCGCTCTGGAAAACGCCATCTCCGAAAAAAACGCCGGCCTGATTAAAGCTAAAATTATCTGCGAGCTGGCTAACGGCCCAACCACACCGGAAGCCGATTTAATTCTTTATCATCGTAATATCTTTGTGCTGCCCGATATTTTAGCCAGCGCAGGCGGTGTTACGGTTTCGTACTTTGAGATGCTGCAAAACAGCGGAGGCGAAATGTGGGAAGAAGCTACCGTTCATGCGCGGCTGGATAAAAAAATTAGCAACGCTTTCCAATCTTTTAGCGACGCGTTAAGGGAAAAAGGCGTCCATCCGCGGCTGGCAGCCATGGTAGTGGGCGTTGCCCGCGTGGCCGAAGCGTGCAAAATTCGCGGCTGGGTGTAA
- a CDS encoding MBL fold metallo-hydrolase RNA specificity domain-containing protein: protein MQVELYSHGAAQEVTGSKHFIKVQGRQIMIDCGAFQGKRKEADEKNRNWSFNASEVHAAILTHAHFDHSGLLPLLIKNGYEGNVYSTPASRDLSSLIMMDSAHIQAKDIEFLKKKAKKRGEVFEKQPLYTEDDVARTLDHFITVSYHRPFWVEEGVKATFYDAGHILGSASILLEINRNGQQMRIGFSGDLGRKNLPIIRDPEVLPDVDYLIMESTYGHRLHDPIESAMDKLAEVINRTAERGGKIIIPAFAVERTQELIYFIHLLHDQKKIPEIPVYVDSPMAVNATAIFRVHQECYDQETREAFLQHHKNPFGFNEVRYITNVEESKKLNGLTEPAIIISSSGMCEAGRILHHLANNIENPRNTIMIVGFMAEHTLGRRIKEEQPEVKIFGEYYKLKAEVVTMNAFSAHADYSEIMEYVEQLNFKKLKRIFLVHGEPDAQANLKKLLEAKNYSVTIVRYGENYTLQV from the coding sequence CAGGGCAGGCAAATAATGATCGATTGCGGCGCTTTTCAGGGCAAAAGAAAAGAAGCGGATGAAAAAAATCGAAACTGGTCGTTTAATGCCAGTGAGGTGCATGCCGCCATTTTAACTCATGCCCATTTTGACCACTCAGGATTATTGCCCCTCTTGATTAAAAACGGCTATGAGGGCAACGTGTACAGTACGCCCGCCTCGCGAGATCTCTCCAGCCTGATTATGATGGACTCTGCCCACATTCAGGCCAAAGATATTGAATTCCTGAAAAAAAAGGCAAAAAAACGGGGCGAGGTGTTCGAAAAACAGCCTCTTTATACCGAAGATGATGTCGCCCGGACGCTGGATCATTTTATAACGGTTTCCTATCACCGTCCCTTTTGGGTGGAAGAGGGCGTTAAAGCGACCTTTTACGATGCCGGTCATATTTTAGGCTCGGCCTCGATTCTGTTGGAGATTAATCGTAACGGACAGCAAATGCGTATCGGATTTAGCGGAGATCTGGGAAGAAAAAATTTACCCATCATTCGCGATCCGGAAGTTTTGCCCGATGTGGATTACCTGATCATGGAAAGCACCTACGGACATCGCCTGCACGATCCTATCGAATCGGCCATGGATAAACTGGCAGAAGTGATCAATCGAACGGCGGAGCGAGGCGGTAAAATTATTATCCCTGCTTTTGCCGTGGAACGCACGCAGGAACTGATCTATTTTATTCACCTACTCCATGATCAGAAAAAAATTCCGGAAATACCGGTTTATGTGGACAGCCCCATGGCGGTTAATGCGACGGCCATCTTCCGCGTCCATCAGGAATGTTACGATCAGGAAACGCGCGAGGCGTTTTTACAGCATCACAAAAATCCCTTTGGATTCAATGAAGTTCGATACATTACCAATGTGGAAGAGAGTAAAAAACTGAACGGCCTGACCGAACCGGCCATCATTATTTCATCAAGCGGCATGTGCGAAGCGGGCCGCATATTGCACCACCTGGCCAATAATATCGAAAATCCCAGGAATACCATTATGATTGTTGGCTTTATGGCTGAGCACACGCTGGGCAGACGCATTAAAGAAGAACAACCGGAGGTGAAGATTTTCGGCGAATATTACAAACTTAAGGCCGAAGTGGTGACCATGAACGCTTTTAGCGCGCACGCCGATTATTCTGAGATTATGGAATACGTGGAACAATTAAATTTCAAAAAATTAAAAAGGATCTTTTTAGTGCACGGCGAACCAGACGCACAGGCCAACCTTAAAAAGCTGCTCGAGGCCAAAAATTACAGCGTCACCATTGTGCGCTATGGAGAAAATTATACCTTACAGGTTTAG
- a CDS encoding DEAD/DEAH box helicase: MKIDIRDLKDRVPDIIFKQGLEYFKQGRVKIKQWDNISVLATVQGTYPYIVRLTVNEHSFESTCTCPYNYTCKHVVAVALKIIDEQRSAESEQVTQQDNWREYFEKLITIQKVDNEFSQEVRWKLIYIMHLAENYWNIKPVKVYMKKDGSYGRMQEPSFGELSGQNVFRTSGDLIAISYLERIQTQQPSVYYRGRLETSYLDFGLDAGQLFYLLRNSELHLKNEDGTIGPRIRFGKRPWKLIFKLNLDEENDLYIFRPYFVRDEEQVPITKDMKILTVNPIWFFYKNKLNLCDFPLSYAYIKSFIDENLEVKVKKSEYQSFISDYLAKLPIFPYVEFPPGIEVSEINTVTGKRLYLEEMEDQLVVSFSVFYNDIEIAYSYPNDEYLHYDTSSRRVIRVRRDRETEARLREQILETNILEDTPGLFYASFEESLDWLFDGLPKLHEQGFEILGEEKLVRFRVNRAPANFGLSVSSETDWFDIELSLTFDGIQVTLAELKKAIRSNKKFVKLRDGSIARLPQKLIEKITYMLNFGKVEGDSLRFANYHVTFIDQLLADADQKKIDVLSQEKLKRLDQFEKIKEYPLPEGLKGTLRDYQKAGYDWMNFLKEYGFGGILADDMGLGKTIQTLALLLKEIKENPKKPNLVVVPTSLIFNWMQEIQRFTPQIKYLVHYGTRRTRDIRRLKKFPLILTTYGHVRRDIILLKEIEFNYAILDESQNIKNPLSETSKAVRLLNARNRLALTGTPVENNTMDLWAQFAFINPGLLGDLNFFKETFMRPIEKEQNVQVASALRRLIFPFILRRTKEDVAKELPPKVENIIFSPMTDDQQKLYNKWRTAYKDSILAEIESQGLNKSKFKVLEGLTRLRQIACHPGLVEPGFNNGAGKFDALMEMIAEIVSEKHKVLIFSQFVKMLHIIRSKLDEDGISYAYLDGQTKDRQAQVELFQNNENVRIFLISLKAGGTGLNLTAADYVIHYDPWWNPAVEMQATDRAYRIGQTKKVFAYKLISKDSVEEKIVKLQEKKRHLVDSLIATEEGFFKSLTKEDIIELFD; this comes from the coding sequence TTGAAAATAGATATTAGAGACCTGAAAGATCGGGTTCCGGACATAATCTTTAAACAGGGTTTAGAGTATTTCAAACAGGGTCGAGTCAAGATTAAACAATGGGATAATATATCGGTACTGGCCACCGTGCAGGGCACCTATCCGTACATCGTTCGTTTGACGGTAAACGAGCATTCTTTTGAATCGACCTGCACCTGCCCATACAATTACACCTGCAAACATGTTGTAGCCGTGGCTTTAAAAATAATTGACGAACAACGTTCTGCAGAAAGCGAGCAGGTAACTCAACAGGACAACTGGCGAGAATACTTCGAAAAGTTAATTACCATCCAGAAAGTGGACAACGAATTTTCGCAGGAAGTTCGCTGGAAGCTGATTTACATCATGCATCTGGCAGAGAATTACTGGAATATTAAACCGGTAAAAGTTTATATGAAAAAAGACGGCTCTTACGGAAGAATGCAGGAGCCCTCTTTTGGCGAACTCTCCGGCCAGAATGTTTTCCGCACTTCCGGCGACTTGATTGCCATCTCGTATCTGGAGCGCATTCAAACACAGCAGCCGTCGGTTTATTATCGGGGGCGGCTGGAAACCAGCTACCTGGATTTCGGACTGGACGCCGGTCAATTGTTTTATTTGCTGCGCAACAGCGAACTGCATCTAAAAAATGAAGATGGCACCATCGGTCCGCGCATCCGGTTCGGCAAGCGTCCGTGGAAGCTGATCTTTAAATTGAATCTGGATGAAGAAAACGATCTTTACATTTTCAGGCCGTATTTTGTCAGAGATGAAGAGCAAGTCCCGATAACTAAAGACATGAAAATCCTGACCGTTAATCCGATCTGGTTCTTTTACAAGAATAAACTTAACCTTTGCGATTTTCCGTTAAGCTACGCCTACATCAAATCGTTTATTGATGAAAATCTGGAAGTAAAAGTCAAAAAAAGCGAATATCAGAGCTTTATTTCCGATTATCTGGCAAAACTGCCCATCTTTCCTTATGTTGAATTCCCGCCGGGCATCGAAGTTTCGGAAATTAATACGGTTACCGGCAAACGCTTGTACCTGGAAGAGATGGAAGACCAACTGGTGGTATCGTTCTCGGTTTTTTACAATGACATCGAAATTGCCTACAGCTACCCCAATGACGAGTACCTGCATTACGACACCTCTTCGCGCAGGGTCATCCGCGTCAGAAGAGATCGGGAAACAGAGGCCCGCTTGCGCGAGCAAATTCTGGAAACGAATATTTTAGAAGACACGCCGGGACTGTTTTACGCCTCGTTTGAAGAATCGCTGGACTGGTTGTTTGACGGTTTGCCCAAATTGCACGAACAGGGGTTTGAAATTTTAGGTGAAGAGAAATTAGTCCGTTTCCGGGTAAACCGCGCGCCGGCCAACTTCGGGCTATCCGTTTCTTCTGAGACAGACTGGTTTGATATTGAATTGAGCCTGACTTTTGACGGCATTCAGGTAACGCTGGCAGAATTGAAAAAAGCGATCCGCTCCAATAAAAAGTTCGTAAAACTGCGCGACGGAAGCATTGCTCGCCTTCCGCAAAAGCTGATTGAAAAAATTACTTACATGCTCAATTTTGGAAAAGTAGAAGGCGACTCCCTGCGCTTCGCCAATTACCATGTAACCTTTATTGACCAGTTGCTGGCTGATGCCGATCAGAAAAAGATCGATGTTCTCAGTCAGGAAAAGCTCAAACGATTGGATCAATTCGAAAAGATCAAAGAATATCCGCTGCCAGAAGGTTTAAAAGGCACATTGCGCGATTACCAGAAGGCCGGTTACGATTGGATGAATTTTCTTAAGGAATACGGTTTCGGCGGAATTCTGGCCGACGATATGGGGTTGGGTAAAACCATCCAGACTTTAGCGTTATTATTGAAGGAGATAAAAGAGAATCCCAAAAAACCCAATCTGGTTGTGGTGCCGACTTCTTTGATTTTCAACTGGATGCAGGAGATTCAACGTTTTACCCCGCAAATAAAATATCTGGTGCATTACGGAACGCGGCGGACGCGCGATATTCGTCGTTTGAAAAAATTCCCGTTAATTTTAACTACTTACGGCCATGTGCGGCGCGATATCATTTTGCTTAAAGAGATCGAATTCAACTACGCCATTCTCGACGAATCGCAAAACATCAAAAACCCCTTGTCCGAAACCTCGAAGGCCGTACGCTTACTTAACGCACGAAACCGTCTGGCGCTAACCGGCACGCCCGTTGAAAACAATACCATGGACCTGTGGGCGCAGTTTGCCTTCATCAACCCAGGTTTGCTCGGCGATCTGAACTTTTTTAAAGAAACGTTCATGAGGCCCATCGAAAAAGAGCAAAACGTACAGGTAGCCAGCGCGTTACGTCGTTTGATCTTTCCCTTTATTCTGCGGCGCACCAAAGAAGATGTGGCCAAAGAATTGCCGCCAAAAGTAGAAAACATCATCTTCTCGCCAATGACCGACGATCAGCAAAAGCTGTACAATAAATGGCGCACAGCCTACAAAGACAGCATCCTGGCCGAAATTGAAAGCCAGGGGCTTAACAAGTCCAAGTTCAAGGTACTGGAGGGCCTTACCCGCCTGCGGCAGATTGCCTGCCATCCAGGGCTGGTTGAACCCGGTTTTAATAACGGAGCCGGCAAATTTGACGCATTGATGGAAATGATCGCAGAGATCGTTTCCGAAAAACATAAAGTGCTCATCTTCAGCCAGTTCGTAAAAATGCTGCACATTATTCGCAGCAAATTGGATGAAGACGGCATCAGCTACGCCTATCTGGACGGCCAGACCAAAGATCGCCAGGCGCAGGTGGAACTTTTTCAGAACAACGAAAATGTGCGCATCTTTTTAATCAGTTTAAAAGCCGGCGGTACGGGGCTAAACCTTACGGCAGCCGACTACGTCATCCACTACGATCCCTGGTGGAATCCGGCGGTGGAAATGCAGGCCACAGACCGCGCCTATCGCATAGGACAGACCAAAAAAGTGTTTGCTTACAAATTAATCTCTAAAGATAGCGTAGAAGAAAAGATTGTGAAACTGCAAGAGAAAAAACGTCATTTAGTGGATTCACTGATCGCCACGGAAGAGGGATTTTTCAAATCATTAACCAAAGAAGATATTATCGAACTGTTTGATTAA